The nucleotide window TTCGACCTAATATCCATAAAGTGCCAATAAAAACGGTAGATCAACAAGATATTAAATCATTACGCTGTGTTCGGGCCCGCTTAGTCCAAAACAGAACGGCGACAGTAAACCAAATTCGCAGTTTAGCAGGTGAATCTGGCGTTATTTTTAGTGCCGGAAGAATAAAACTTCAAGCGTCCCTGATAGATGCTTTAGAAGATGGAAGCAACGATCTTTCGTATACTCTCCGTAGCCTTCTTAAATCTCTATATGATGATTTATGCGCTTTAAATTATCGAATAGAGCAAATCGAGCGTGATATTAAAGCTCTTTGTCAAAATCAACCTCGCTACGAAGCACTGCTTTCAATTCCTGGATTTGGGCCATTAGTAACAGCGAGCTTTATTAGTGAGATAGGTTCAGGTCTACAATTCAAAAATGGCAGGCAGTTATCTGCATGGTGCGGACTGGTACCAACTCAATCTAGTTCTGGTAGTAAAATCCGCTTAGGGAGCATCACAAAAAATGGCAGCGCCGATCTGCGTGTGTTACTTATTCATGGCGCGAGAGCTGTAGGGCGTTTTGCCAACAAACGGCAAGATAAACTTGGGCAATGGTTCAACGCTTTAGCTGTCAGACAAGGTAAACATAAAGCTGTGGTCGCACTTGCGAATAAACTAGCTCGTATAGCATGGAAAATATTAACAGGAAGCCATGACTTTGACGTAAACAAAGCCTTTGCATAATAACCTCAAGAAAGTTTACATACACTGATGAACAAACGGTTAACCGTACCTATTGTAACCTGAGTTGACCAAGGCATTAAATGCCGATGTAGTGATTAGGCAATAGGTTTCGGATTTACATCAAGGCGCAGGCGAAAGCGTCTATAACGACGCCGAATATATGGTAGTGAACCAATCATTCAAAAGTGTTGTAAAAGCTGAGGCGTCCATATATGGTCAAGTCTGCGAGGGGCCACCATATTCCAGAAGTCTCGTAGAAAAATCTATGGGCCTTTGTCTTTTCTGCTCCGGTCTATATCCGGTCCTAGGTTTACCTCACAATACTTTTCAGCCTGACTTACTCATATCAGTAATCTTTTGCCTCTAGCTGTCAGTGGACGTTAGCAAGCCAATATCACACATCCGACACAACCTTATGAGTGCAATTGCATTATTAAGGTGCATAATGTTGCACTGCAGAGTTCGAATTCCACGACAACGCAAGGTCTGGCACGTTGGCATGCTAATTGATTAGTGAAAGTTAGCAATAAAAACATAAACATGGAGTTACTAATGAAAAAATTATTACTTGCAGCGTCGATCTCTTCACTTATGTCGTTTTCCGTGCTGGCTGATAGTTTACCCAAAGTCACTATTTTTGGTACTGGTGGCACTATCGCAGGTTCATCAAAACAGGCAACCGATGTTACTGGTTATAAATCAGGGGAGATAGCAGTAGGTACACTTATTGATGCGGTTCCGGAGATTGCCAAAGTAGCAGATGTGAGTGGTATTCAAGTAGCAAACACTTCAAGTGCCAATATTACTTCAGATATTCTCCTTAGCATGGGTAAGCAAGCTAATGATTTATTAAAACAAGATGTTTCTGGTATCGTAGTTACCCACGGAACCGATACTACTGAAGAAACCGCTTTCTTTTTAGATTTAGTTAATCAAACAGAAAAACCAATTATTGTTGTTGGAGCTATGAGACCAGCTACTGCAATTAGTGCTGACGGTCCTATGAACTTACTAAACGCAGTAAAACTGGCTACTAGCGAAGAATCTATAGGCCGAGGGTCTATGATTATGCTTAATGACTACATTGGCTCAGCTTATTACACGACCAAAACCAATGCTATTTCGTTAGATACTTTCAAAGGACGTGACGAAGGATTCCTTGGTGTATTTGCTGGTGGTGTCCCTCATTTCTACTACGAACCATCTAAAGTAACAGGTAAGCATACTTTTAATATATCCCAAGTAGATAAACTACCAAAAGTGGATATCTTATACAGTTATCAAGACATGACGACAGAGCAAATTGACGCTCTGATTAAATCAGGATCAGAAGGTATTGTTATTGCCGGTAGTGGTAATGGTTCAACGCCTAAGGCGGTGAAAGATAAAGTCAAAGAGCTTAAAGAGAAAGGATACCCAGTTGTTTTATCTACTCGAACAGGCGGTGGTTATGTTACACATAAAG belongs to Vibrio sp. STUT-A11 and includes:
- a CDS encoding IS110 family transposase translates to MDIKVVGIDLAKNVFQVCVCLVDHSIKSNQKVRRNKLLDKVRQFPQGTLIAMEACGTSHYWGRKFKELGFDVQLIPAQHVKPFVSSQKNDANDALAICEAAFRPNIHKVPIKTVDQQDIKSLRCVRARLVQNRTATVNQIRSLAGESGVIFSAGRIKLQASLIDALEDGSNDLSYTLRSLLKSLYDDLCALNYRIEQIERDIKALCQNQPRYEALLSIPGFGPLVTASFISEIGSGLQFKNGRQLSAWCGLVPTQSSSGSKIRLGSITKNGSADLRVLLIHGARAVGRFANKRQDKLGQWFNALAVRQGKHKAVVALANKLARIAWKILTGSHDFDVNKAFA
- a CDS encoding asparaginase is translated as MKKLLLAASISSLMSFSVLADSLPKVTIFGTGGTIAGSSKQATDVTGYKSGEIAVGTLIDAVPEIAKVADVSGIQVANTSSANITSDILLSMGKQANDLLKQDVSGIVVTHGTDTTEETAFFLDLVNQTEKPIIVVGAMRPATAISADGPMNLLNAVKLATSEESIGRGSMIMLNDYIGSAYYTTKTNAISLDTFKGRDEGFLGVFAGGVPHFYYEPSKVTGKHTFNISQVDKLPKVDILYSYQDMTTEQIDALIKSGSEGIVIAGSGNGSTPKAVKDKVKELKEKGYPVVLSTRTGGGYVTHKDHAIGSGLLNPQKARILLMLALTETKDVNKIEKIFGTEA